gatgggttctGTCTTACGgagcttgatcccagtgacagaaggggaaccgacacgtatgtatcattgccattaaggataccaagatggggtctatttctacataaatagatcttgtctacatcatgtcatcattcttattgcattactccatttctccatgaacttaatacactagatgcatgttggatagcggtcgatgtgtggagtaatactagtagatgcaggcaggagtcggtctactaatcttggacgtgatgcctatataatgatcattgcctggatatcatcatgattatttgaagttctatcaattttccaacagtaatttgtttacccaccgtttgctatttttctcaagagaagtcactagtgaaacctacggcccccgggtctcttctttatcatatttgcctttgcggtctatttttttgcttttatttttagatctattaaaccaaaaatacaaaaataccttgctgcactttttacttgcttattttatctcgcgttcccgtgagatctatctatcaaattattacaactctctcatgtTCGTTTGCCAATTtatggcgtcgttacccgaaagggattgataacccctttaatacatcgggttgcgagtatttgttatttctgTGCAGGTGTCGtccacgtagtgttgcgtggttctcctacttgttcgataaccttggtatcatcactaagggaaatacctaccattgttgtgctgcatcatcccttcctctttgaggaaataccggtgtagttctagcaggcatcatcatcttctcctctgaTGCGGCTGATGCAATTCTTCCAAAGAGGAAAACTGTCCCTCGATGCCCCAATTGACTAGATATTGCCCCATTTTCTTCCAAAAGTATCTATATATGTTCAACAAGTAAGAAAACGAGGTTTCTTTGTTTTCAAAATATTATTGTTAGTTAAAAGGAGAAAAATGGCAAATTCTTACCCAATGAAAAGTGTCAAATTGTAGAGCCATCACTACCACTCAACGGAGCTTCTATTGTTCCTTGGTCAGGTTAACCATCAAGGCAGAGATCCTTTCGATATGTCCGGGTGCTATCATCAGCACCCGACTACGCTCACATCGAGTGTACCCTCTCCATGAGATGTTGGATGTGTCAATTTACCAAGGTCGCGATGAGGCCGACCACGGTGATGCCGTGGTCCTTGAGCTCCTGGATCCTCTCCATGATGTATTCAATCTCGGGCATCTCCTGGCTCGTTAGCTTGGGTTTCCACCCATCCGATTTCATCAGAGGCCATTCGGCATACGTTGGAAGCTATCATAGCTAGACGGCGCACGCTTGTCTTGGATGTAAAGGCACGCCACTAGTAAATGACATATTAGTGTTATGTATAACTTGAGAAAATGCCACTGGTGAGTTTTACGAGTGGCGTGTGAAGCATGCACGCCATAGATAACCACTTATCAGTGGCTAGTGATGCACGCCACTAGTAACCATTTATGTAGTTGTGATTGTGGACGACcgaaagaaggagaagaaaaaaaCAATATTAAATAGGTATGAGTTGTGATCTTTCTTTTCTCTTCCAAGATTTCCTACCGGTGTTTGTAATTTTTTTCCTGCTGACAGTTCAGTGCATCATGCATGTGATTTTTTCCATTTCAATTGATAAGTCACTAGTCATCCACATGATGATTGCTATTTTTCATTCATAGTGCCATGTGGATAACCATGACCATTTTTGcacgaaggggggggggggtagcatgAGCTTCTTTAACTATATTTCACATTCAAATAACAGGATCATGATAGGTGTGAAACCCAAGGACATAAACATTAAGAGTGACCCTATAAGGTTCTTGCGGTTGGTGCCATGGTTGTCAAGTAAGATTGTTATTTACTTATTTTTTGCTACTATTTGACTCATGATTTTTGTTTTAAAATGATTCCTATTGTCTGAATTTCTGATAGGTACCTGCATTTGCAAGGCAAGGTGTATACCTAGTGACCTGGAGCTCGAGACTAACGTGTCACTAAGATTTTGTTTTTTCGGTGAGGGTCCTAGCAGTGGGGACGAGGAAATATTCTTTCCGTCTTGAAGGATCGTTTTGCAAGTAGCTGAAGTGGTTCGAATGGGGATGATTTTCTAATTTTGCATTTTTCAAGGATCTTGTTGTAGGAAGTGGTTCGAATGGGAAATGATTTGTTATTTTTTTAATTCATGCTTGACTATGACATGGAACTTGTTAGTAAAATGAACTAATTGTATTACTTACCATGTCTAGTCGAAAACTTCATCCTTTTAAGTATTTTATGATTATAGGGGGGGTGTATGATGGACATGAGTGCATTAATATCCACAATTCAAGTTTATTAGAAATAACTTAAAATTTTCATGCAGTTAGAAACCATTAATCATAAAATATCGTTACTTCGGCTCTTACAAAAATCTTGGAATATCCAATGGTTTGTTAAGACTTAAGAGCACATATATGTTTATCTCTTTAGAAGTAGAAATTGTAAATTTCTTTTGGCAATGGTGTATGAGGTGTATTTATTTATATTACCATGTTCTCTAGGAATCTTGGAACAACCAATATTTCctaaatactacctccgtccgaaaaagcatgtccctcaaatggatgtatctagaaccaaGTTAGTACTAGATACATATATTTGAGGGACGAGCTTTTTCGGACAGAGGGGGTACGGAAgaaaatatgcctagaggcaataataaagttgttatttatatatttccttatatcatgataaatatttattactcatgctagaattgtattaaccggaaacttagtacatgcgtgaatacatagacaaacagagtgtcactagtttgcctctacttgactagctcgttgaatcaatgatggttatgtttcctaaccatagacatgagttgtcatttgattaacgggatcacatcattagagaatcatgtgattgacttgacccatccgttagcttagcacgatgatcgtttagtttgttgctattgctttctccataaccatacatgttcctatgactatgagatcatgcaactcccgaataccggaggaacactttgtgtgctaccaaacgtcacaacgtaactgggtgattataaaggtgctctacaggtgtctccgatggtgtttattgagttggcatggatcaagattaggatttgtcactccgattgtcggagaggtatctctgggccctctcggtaatgtacatcacaataagccttgcaagcaatgtagctaatgagttagttacgggatgcaTCATTATGGAATGattaaagaaacttgccggtaacgacattgaactaggtattgagataccgacgatcgaagcccccctcccctttccttccttcttcctcctccttccttctctcctagaaccaacaaagggaagggggaatcctactccccggtgggagtaggactcccttggggcgcgcctagagaggccggccccctcgccctcctccactcctttatatacgggggagggggcaccccatagacacacaagttgatcattgatctttagttgtgtgtggtgcccccctccatcataatccacctcggtaatatcgtagcggtgcttaggcgaagccttgttccggtagcaacatcatcactgtcatcacgccgtcgtgttgacgaaactctccctcgaagctctactggatcgtgagttcgtgggacgtcaacgagccgaacatgtgcatattgcggaggtgtcgtacattcggtgctagattggtcgatcgtgaagacgtacgactacatcaaccgcgttgtcataacgcttccgcttacggtctacgagggtacgtagacgatactctcccctctcgttgctatgcatcaccatgatcttgcatgtgcgtagaatttttctttttgaaattactgcgttccccaacaagtactAGTTACTATGGATTTACATTTTTATCTTTTCAATATTTTTCAGTATGCACACTTACAAAAATAGAGTCTTATTTGAACTTAAGCCAAATGCTCCCGTTCTGGAGATCGATCGAGAAGCGTCGCCGGGTGTAAAGGTTATTTCGCACTTGTGGTGACCAAATGCACACCTTTTGTCATCCAAACAACGATGTGATGCTTATTCCACATTGTACGCCTTTGCAGTAGCCGGATGATGGTATACCAGacatgacaaaaaggaaaaaagggcAGCTAGACAATGACAATTAATAAAATAATATCTGCAAACATCCTTTGATCAACATTTTGTATCAGATACTAGTAAACAATGGTATGGAAAATAAAAGGGTTGAAAGCATTAATAAGTGGTGGTTGACAACCTGATGGAATACAACAACATTTGAAGCTCAAACATCTTCTTACTGTTCCATTTATTTTGATGGGGAGAAGAAGAATCTCAAGCATTAACTAATGGTGGTTGACAACCTGACAGAATACAACTACATCTGCCCCCAATGTTGCACATTGAAGGACCAAAACTGAAAAGTGAAGTGAAAACCCAACGCAGTGAATCGTTGGTTGccttgccttcttcctcctcctcagcttTCCCCAAACCCCAGctcggaaaagaaaaaagaaaaaagcttTCCCAAACCCCAACCGCACTCCATTCGCCGACCGATCAGTCCAACAATGTCGAAGAGACATCGGACGGCGGCTTCAGACCCGTGGGACGACGACCAGGACATGCCGCCGCAGAAGGCGCCCCCGGGGATCCACAGGTCGGTCTACCTGGAATGGCGCGCCGGGGCGGCCGGGCGCCTCCGCGACGTCCGCGACAACCTCCGcctcctcgcccgccgccgccgccgcccgcttcccAGGAGGCCGGCCTCCGCGCCCTCGGCCTCCTGGACTTCGTCCGCCTGCGCCCCGACGACGCGCCCCCGCGCCGCGACCTCGTGGCCGCGCTCGTCGCCAACTACAAGCAGTTCTACGAGTGGAGCTACGCGCGCGGCGCCTTCGTCAAGGTCAGCCTCGACGCCTTCGCCGACGCGCTCCGCCTCCCGCCTCCGACGGAGGGCccacccgacgccgccgccgccgcgccccccggGCTGGCCTCCGCCGCGGAGTGGTTCATCGAGGCGTACATCCTGAAGCCGCTACGCGCGCGCGCCGCCGCGGAGGGACGGCCGCGCAGGCTGCCCAGCGATGTGGACCTGGCGCTGTACAGGGCGAAGTTCGGGATGGTGCATAAGGTGGACTGGAGCCGCCTCATCTGGGACCTCGCCGAGAAGGAGATGGTCGACCTGAGCAAGGGGAGAAGGCCCGACTGGACATGCCACTATGCCGCCTACCTGCAGAGGCTCATCTGGGTGGACAATCCGGGCCTCTTCCAGCCGGCATTGCCATTGCTCGGCCTCGGTGGGGATCAAAATCTCCCTTCAGAGCTCCAGTCCAAGATGCAGGAGGTCGAAGCGAGATCCAAGCTGCTCGACGCGAGATCCAAGCTGCTGGACACCAGAGCCGAGCACCTTGAATCCAAGTCCAAGGAACTGGAAGAACGGGCACTCGCAAGCAAGACACTAACAGAGTTAGAGCTGCTCAACCGGAATCTGCTCGCCGAGAAAGAAGCAATCAACAGTGAGCTGGTAGGAGTGCAGGAGGAGCTGGGAGAAGCAAGGAAGCAGCTAATGCAGCTAGATGATAGCATGGAATCAATGAAATCGTTGAGTAAGGCTCTGTTTTCTAGGGAAAGAAAGAGCAATGCTCGGTTGCTAAATGCTCGGTGGGCTCTGGTTACCAAGGAAATCAAGGGCAACGGTGACTTAAAAAGCCATCAGGAAGAGCTAGCCGAGCTGCAGGATGGGATGCAAGGACTGAAATCCCTCAACCAGGTTCTGTGTTCTAGGGAAAGAGAAAGCAATGTTCAGTTGCTAGATACTCGGTGGGCTCTGGTTACCAAGGAAATCAAGGGCAACGGTGACTTAAAAAACCTCCGGGAAGAGCTAGCCGAGCTGCGCGATGGGATGCAAGGACTGGAATCCCTCAACCAGGTCCTGGTCACTAAGAACCTAATAGACAACGACAAACTGCAAGCGGCTCGGAAAGAGTTGATCGATGTAAGGAAGCAACTAGCTAGTACTACCTCTTCTAATTTGCATCTCATCTCTTTCTAATTTTTCCTGGATGTTTTGAAGGGCTTGATGGTGGCCACAAATGGCAGGGCAAACATAGGCCTGAAGAGGATGGGGGAGCTCGATCCAAAAGCGGTTGCAAATGCTTGCCGACCGAGATTGTCACAAAAGAAAACTCTTATTCTCTGTTCCAAGTGGGAGGCTGAAATCAGAAACGCAGGTTGGCACCCTTTTAAGGTCATCATGGTTGACGATCAGCCCATGGTACGGATGGTCTTCTATATTGCTATACATGGAGTGGCTCTTTTATCTTGTAAGTAGTCTTCAGTATATGGTTTGCAAATGTCCATCTTACTGTGTGCAAGTGTAACTACTGTTTTGTAGGAAATTTTCTTGGACGATGATGACAAGCTTGTGGAGCTAAAACAAGAATATGGTGACCAAATGTTCGCCTTGGTAAAACAGGCGCTGATTGAAAGGAACAAGTACAACCCCAGTGGTGGCTATCCTGAAACGTTGCTGTGGAACTTCAAGCACAGTCGGGAGGCAACAATGGAAGAAGCCGTCCAATTCATTGTAAAAAAGTGTTGCGCAAACAAGAGGAAGCGTTGAGCCCATATATCTAGGAGCTGGGGGTACATGCTAGGGTTTGCCGCCTTTCTTTGGAAAACCCATGGATATGCACTGTGAAGTAGGCATAATTTAAAATGCCTTTCattgagaaaagaaaagaaaaaagtagACCTAATGTAAAGTGCTATCAGATTAGATGTAGGTAGTTGCTCTTAATATCGTGCAACTAGATTAACCATGAAGTAGACAAACCTCCATCTGACTCTGGGGGTTGCAGATTTGCATGACAGCAATGTGCTACTCTTTCATTGACGtactctgtaaactaatataagagcgtttagatcactagggAGTATATGGTAGTTTGAGCAAGTGTACAAACCCTTTAAATATGTGCAATAAGGATATTGCAAGACTGTCGGAAGTCAATTGAAGTTGACCTTAACTACAGCAAAGCATATAACCGACTAGGATACGTTTATTTCATCATAAGGAATTTTAGTGATGTGCTGTTCCTGTTACAGGATGCTATGCAGATACTACATAAACTTCTCAGGTAGTAAATGGTAGTGCTTGGGGGTGGTGCTGTTTTAAATTTGAAGTCCCACAAGTTCAATTCTTACTTCAATATGGTTCTGGATATTTATGTAAGCACCTTTATTTTTTGGCAACAGCCCAAATGCAGGCACCAACTCATTGTACCTGTTGTTAACTGGAATGCGATTTTACTTCTTTCTTAGTAGCCAAGTTTTTTTTATTAAGGTATAAAACAGCAAACTGATATTTGTGCCATTTTGAATAGCAGTAGGAATTTCTGCGTATGATTTGCTTGCAACTGCTGGATGGAAAAGAAACCATCATTAGTTCATCTATATATGATATGCATGGGAAACCAGTTTATGCAGGAAGATAGTGCGAATTGCCTGACATTTTGTATTTGAGTGTGCAGGTGTTGTGCTGCCGTTCATTGTTGAACTGGCCGATGGTCGCTCATCCGTCTTCAACTGCTGCTTACTCGGTTTGTCGTGAAACAATGCGCATTCAGGAATTGAAGCCGGAAAAGAAGATGCAGGGCCGTTCCTAGATGCTCCCATCCATAACCCAAATCCTCCAGATGCCTCATCAGTATCAAGAGATTGTGACGCCGATATTGATCTCGCATGTGTGGTTCTAACACGAGAAATTATGTTTCTAGATCATAATGTGTGGATGAAGGTCTACGATGGTGGACTGGTTTTGCAGGAAATTGGACGCTTGGAGGCCATGGCGTGGCACTGTGAGCCTTTATGTGCAAGTGCAAAAGATCTGGTAGATGGCCTGTGCCGACTAGGCATTTTCCTTTCCTTTGAGAAAAACGATGACCATGCACACAATGTGAGGCACCGTTGTGAATAACAGAACATGAAGGAATCTAGAATTTGCTTTGACTGAAACAAAAAACAATCCCAGTTTACAAACATATTTTAAAGACCTTTTACAGTACATCAACCTCTTCGGATTTTTCTCCGCAAAAAAAGAACTCTTTGGATTTAAACTCTTTCATTTAGAGtatctccaacagccgcccaatGCGCGGCGTCCAAAAAACGAGTTTACAGCGCGCAAGTAGATTTTTTTAAGACGCTAGAAGACGTTTGCTCCAACAAGCGCTGTAAAATATGCTGCGCGCGCGAGTCCAACGGTCCCAATCAAGCGGTCCCATCTGCAGCAGCCCAGAGTTTGCAGCGCGCGCGATCGGACGCACTAAATATGTTGCGCGCGGTGCCTTTTTGATGCGCGCGCTGCATTAGTTATAGCGCGCGCGCTTTTTATGCGGCTGCTGGAGATTCCAAACCGTGTCCGCACGCGCTAAAAGCAGTTTTTATACCGTGCGGCGCTCATATAgtgcttctgttggagatgctcttatgaacTCTTTTCATCCCTCGGGAAAAATTATGAACTCTTTTCGTGTCAATTCGATGGTCAATTTTTAAATCAAAATTCCATGATAAGTTCGCCTCTTATGGACATGAAATATTTTGTACCCAGCCCATTAAGAGACCCATCAAAGTAGAAGGGTAAAAGATGGTGTTAAAATATCGGTAAAAGATTATAGCAAGTTTACAacatttttttagcatcagtacagacacaagcactcatatacacgcgcatacactcacccaacgcacacacgcacaccctacccctatgagcacctccgagagactgagccggcatatcatcttgagatttatgaagtcaccgtaggcgcctcgtcgtcgacgggaacgtctcctcctactGAAAGCGTATCGCCagaaatcttgaaataaatccaggaataatgcgagcaccaggatttgaaccctggtgggttgggaataccactgtccacataaccaactcaaccacaggttgattcgcgcaAGTTTACAACATTGATTCTAGCACTCCTATCTATTTACTACAACTTTTTGTCCAAGGAACGTACGACGACACAAAGCCTTGAGAAAGAAGTCGATAAACATCAGTTTTACATCGAATGGATTCTCTACGTTCCACCCTTATATCACCCGGGCCAAGGCACGCACGCACGCAAATTCTAGATCAGATAGCACATAAATCGATCGTTCGTCAACCCTCGATCTCCCTTGGATCATGCCGACATCGGAGGCCGAGCTGCTgtccgccctccgcgccgccggccggGAGCACCTCTCGGCATCCACCGTCGCCCGGAGGCAGGAGACCGGCTCCCACCTGTTCCGGATCGCCAACTACACGGAGGTCAAGGCGACGGTGGCCAACCGCGAGTCGGCGGCCACGAGTGGCGCATCGACTGCTACCCGAACAGCTGCGTGAAGCCGCACAACGGCTGCATCTCCCTCTTCCTCCGGCGCACCAGCAGCGGCGCCGCCCACTTTCTCCGGCGTAGCGCCGGCAGCGGCGCAAAGGCCGACGTCGCCATGGCGTCCATCAAGTTCAGCCTGCTGGACCGGGACGGGAGCCCGGCGCGCACCCAGAGCGCGCCGCAGCGCCAGTTCGCGAGCGGCGACGACTGGGGCTGGAAGGACTTCATGAGGAGCGACGAGCTGGACAAGGAGAAGGAGAGGTACCTCAAGGACGACTGCCTGATGGTCCTCTGCGACGTCACCGTCGACCTCGGGCTGCGCACCGACAGCTGCAccgaggtcgccgccgccgccgcgccggagccgACGGGCGAGTGGCCGCCCCCGCCGTTCGAGCTGGACGGGGAGCTCACCACGGCCATCTGGAAGAAGCAACGGGCGGACGTGAGGATCGAGGTCGGCGGGGAGACGCTGGCGGCGCACCGGTGGATGCTGGAGGCCCGGTCCCCGGTGTTCAAGGAGGACCTCTCGCTCGCCTTCACAGCCGGCAAGAAGACCGCCGAGCTGcgcatcgacgacatggacgccgAGGTGGCCAGGGCCCTGATCCGGTTCATCTACACGGACGCGCTGGCGGCGGACGTGAGGCAGCAGCTGgacgcggcggcggccatggcggagcgCCTGCTTGTGGCGGCGCACAGGTACAGGGTGGAGAAGCTGAAGCTGATCTGCGAGGAGGCGCTGTGCCGGCACATCGGGATGAGCTCCGTGGCGGCCACCCTGGCGCTGGCGGAGCGGCACCGGTGCCCCACGCTGAAGAAGGCGTGCATGCAGTTTATTTCTTCTCCGGCTAACCTGGTGGCGGTCGTGGCGACCGATGG
The window above is part of the Triticum aestivum cultivar Chinese Spring chromosome 2A, IWGSC CS RefSeq v2.1, whole genome shotgun sequence genome. Proteins encoded here:
- the LOC123190646 gene encoding factor of DNA methylation 2 isoform X1, which produces MARRGGRAPPRRPRQPPPPRPPPPPPASQEAGLRALGLLDFVRLRPDDAPPRRDLVAALVANYKQFYEWSYARGAFVKVSLDAFADALRLPPPTEGPPDAAAAAPPGLASAAEWFIEAYILKPLRARAAAEGRPRRLPSDVDLALYRAKFGMVHKVDWSRLIWDLAEKEMVDLSKGRRPDWTCHYAAYLQRLIWVDNPGLFQPALPLLGLGGDQNLPSELQSKMQEVEARSKLLDARSKLLDTRAEHLESKSKELEERALASKTLTELELLNRNLLAEKEAINSELVGVQEELGEARKQLMQLDDSMESMKSLSKALFSRERKSNARLLNARWALVTKEIKGNGDLKSHQEELAELQDGMQGLKSLNQVLCSRERESNVQLLDTRWALVTKEIKGNGDLKNLREELAELRDGMQGLESLNQVLVTKNLIDNDKLQAARKELIDGLMVATNGRANIGLKRMGELDPKAVANACRPRLSQKKTLILCSKWEAEIRNAGWHPFKVIMVDDQPMEIFLDDDDKLVELKQEYGDQMFALVKQALIERNKYNPSGGYPETLLWNFKHSREATMEEAVQFIVKKCCANKRKR
- the LOC123186274 gene encoding BTB/POZ and MATH domain-containing protein 1; translation: MASIKFSLLDRDGSPARTQSAPQRQFASGDDWGWKDFMRSDELDKEKERYLKDDCLMVLCDVTVDLGLRTDSCTEVAAAAAPEPTGEWPPPPFELDGELTTAIWKKQRADVRIEVGGETLAAHRWMLEARSPVFKEDLSLAFTAGKKTAELRIDDMDAEVARALIRFIYTDALAADVRQQLDAAAAMAERLLVAAHRYRVEKLKLICEEALCRHIGMSSVAATLALAERHRCPTLKKACMQFISSPANLVAVVATDGFEQLKIGCPPDLVDLMAKHLAKVGAVDQSTFGPFTTF
- the LOC123190646 gene encoding factor of DNA methylation 2 isoform X2, with the protein product MARRGGRAPPRRPRQPPPPRPPPPPPASQEAGLRALGLLDFVRLRPDDAPPRRDLVAALVANYKQFYEWSYARGAFVKVSLDAFADALRLPPPTEGPPDAAAAAPPGLASAAEWFIEAYILKPLRARAAAEGRPRRLPSDVDLALYRAKFGMVHKVDWSRLIWDLAEKEMVDLSKGRRPDWTCHYAAYLQRLIWVDNPGLFQPALPLLGLGGDQNLPSELQSKMQEVEARSKLLDARSKLLDTRAEHLESKSKELEERALASKTLTELELLNRNLLAEKEAINSELVGVQEELGEARKQLMQLDDSMESMKSLSKALFSRERKSNARLLNARWALVTKEIKGNGDLKSHQEELAELQDGMQGLKSLNQVLCSRERESNVQLLDTRWALVTKEIKGNGDLKNLREELAELRDGMQGLESLNQVLVTKNLIDNDKLQAARKELIDGLMVATNGRANIGLKRMGELDPKAVANACRPRLSQKKTLILCSKWEAEIRNAGWHPFKVIMVDDQPMVRMVFYIAIHGVALLS